The sequence TGAACACATAGCCTAGGGCCCAGCCGTTCTCCGCCTCCCGGGTGGTGGTGGAATCCACAAATACCTTGAGATCCTTCACTTTGGACGGACGCGGATAATATTCGCCGATGAGGCTGTGGCGTTCGGCCATGTCCCACCGGATACCAGCTCCGGCGGTGGTGACGCCTTTGCGCTGGGTGCTGGTGGAACTCAAATAGGTCGGGACCACCAGCAGCGTGAAGCCGCCCCCGCTCCAGGAGAGGGGGAGTTGGACCGAGGTGCCGACAATGCCTTCCCGGGAATTGGGCGTGAAGTCCTGGTCCTTGATCGTTTCATCGAAGCGCTCGATCCGGATCGCGGCGCGATAGTCGGGCCTCGACACCAGCACCTGATGGAGGGCGATCGTGAAGGTCTTGTTGTCCGGCGTGCGGTAGATCTGGAAATTGGTTCCGGGCGTCGAGGGCACTGCAAAGTCCAAGCCGAGTCCGGAGAAGGAATAGCCATCCAGCCCGAAGGCATCCTTGCTGTTGTTCCGCGCCGGCTCCTGGAAGCGGTGGGTGAAGCGGTAGCTGAAGCTCGCGCCCATGAGGCCCTGGGTCGAGGCCAAATTGAGCCAGAGCGGCACTTCGCTCTGCTGGGCGGGCGCCACGGTCGAAACGGCGGCCAAAGCGAGGCCAAGGAAGATCGGAAAGCGCATGATGTCTCCTGTGGGTGGCTCCACAGGGTGCCATGGTTGGGACCTGAGCGAAACCCAGACTAGGTCTCAACGCGGAACCCAGGATCCATCAATACATCTGCTTGTTCACACCGTTCACGGTTTCGCCCTCCCCGCTGGCGGGGGGCTCGGTGTAGAGGTGCATGGACTGGCCTTTGGTGGGCAGCTTGCCCATGCCGAAATAGGTGAAGAGTACGAAACCCCAGGCGAACACGCTGGCCCAGACGGCCTTGCGGCCCTTGTAGGCGGGTGCGTAGTGCATGTGCAGCACGGCGCCATAGACCAGCCAACTGATGAGCCCCCAGTTTTCTTTCGGATCCCAGGCCCAATAGTCGCTCCAGGCGAACTTGGCCCAGGTGCCGCCGGTGATCAGGCCGCAGGCCAGCATCAGGAATCCGAAGCGGATCCATTGACGGTTCATTTTCTCGAAATTGACCTCGGTGGCGCCCAGGGCGCGGGCCCAGAAGGAACCGGGTTCGAAGCGGCGGTCCCCGGGGGTCGCCAGCGCCAGGATGCCCAGGACGAAAGCCACGGTGAGGCTTGCATAACCGGTGAAATAAATGGTCACGTGGGGCAGGAACCAGGCGCTTTGAAGGGCGGGCGGCAGGGTGATGATTTCGATATCGGCCTTTGCCAAGGCATAGGTAAGGGCGGCCCAGACGACGAGCAGCGAAAGGAAACCCAGCAGGCGGACTTTCTTGGTCCATTCCACCGCCAGGGCCAGCAGGCCGAAGATGAAGCTGAAATAGATGAGGGATTCGTAATAGGTCTTGGCGGGCACCCGTCCCGCGGCGATCCCGCGCTGGAGGAGCAGGAAAGCGTTCAGCAGCCAGGCGGCCAAGAAGAGGATCCTCGCGGCCTGGTAGATGCGATCCTTCCCATCCTTGAAGCAGGGACCGAAATGGCTGCAGGCATAGGCGAGCAGCGCGGAGACGTACAACCCATAGGTGAATTGGAAGATGCCGTCGGCCTTGATGAAGGTGGCGTAAAGCTGGACCATCAGGCCTCCTTCTTCTTGAGCACGGGTTTCAGGTAGAACATCCAGACCAGCCCAGTGATCAAACAGAGGAAGCCCGCGTAGACCAGCCAGAGACCCGGCTCATGGACCACCATGATGCCGCTGACGCTAGGATCTTCGGGGTTGTAGTTGCTCTGGTAGAACCAATGGCCCCGGAAGAT comes from Holophagaceae bacterium and encodes:
- the ccsA gene encoding cytochrome c biogenesis protein CcsA, whose protein sequence is MVQLYATFIKADGIFQFTYGLYVSALLAYACSHFGPCFKDGKDRIYQAARILFLAAWLLNAFLLLQRGIAAGRVPAKTYYESLIYFSFIFGLLALAVEWTKKVRLLGFLSLLVVWAALTYALAKADIEIITLPPALQSAWFLPHVTIYFTGYASLTVAFVLGILALATPGDRRFEPGSFWARALGATEVNFEKMNRQWIRFGFLMLACGLITGGTWAKFAWSDYWAWDPKENWGLISWLVYGAVLHMHYAPAYKGRKAVWASVFAWGFVLFTYFGMGKLPTKGQSMHLYTEPPASGEGETVNGVNKQMY